Proteins encoded within one genomic window of Dermatophilus congolensis:
- a CDS encoding ABC transporter substrate-binding protein, whose translation MKISKTALSLLTISALALSACGNASTGSNNDPNALTIATTDEVDNLDPASTYTGWFTNRDGISETLVDVDDKLQLTPKLATSWKLRDETTWEFTLRENVIFHNGSPMTAAAVKTSIEHALETNVRAKSQLPIESIEADGQKLTITTTRPLPALPHVMADPMMGIQAIGAGINPSNAPIATGPYKVKEFAKGQRHVLTAHQKYWQGKPRLNTITVRTYGDEQSISLALQSGEADIVVRPDAANLNTFQDTSRFTTWNTSSTRSDGVIINTSSPTMSDPRARQAINAALDRNAYVSLLHGKAEALYSYFPASVAFGTTDGLTIPVTKKDLSSTKKTLIDLGYSERDGKLTKDEKPLTLKVLTYPKRPYLGQLAQVLQSDLRSIGVTVEINEMKDTTEAMKAGDFDLAMYSMATAPTGDPEYFFDTMLRSTSESNFSHWKSPEFDKSLDKLSNTTDSKERITATKETENILVKELPYIMVGNQKWWAVSKSAVKNLHLRPTEYHLIGHDTHVE comes from the coding sequence ATGAAGATCTCAAAGACGGCGCTAAGCCTGCTGACCATCAGCGCATTAGCGTTAAGCGCGTGCGGTAATGCCTCCACCGGGAGCAACAACGACCCCAACGCACTAACAATCGCTACCACCGACGAAGTCGACAACCTCGACCCGGCTTCGACCTACACCGGCTGGTTCACTAACCGCGATGGCATCAGCGAGACCCTCGTAGACGTCGACGACAAACTCCAGCTCACCCCCAAACTGGCTACCTCATGGAAACTCCGCGACGAGACCACATGGGAGTTCACCCTGCGTGAGAACGTCATCTTTCACAATGGCTCCCCTATGACTGCAGCAGCAGTGAAAACCTCCATCGAGCACGCCCTGGAAACAAATGTCCGCGCTAAATCCCAGCTACCGATCGAGTCCATCGAGGCTGACGGACAAAAACTCACGATCACTACCACCCGCCCTTTGCCAGCACTCCCCCACGTCATGGCCGATCCGATGATGGGCATCCAAGCAATCGGCGCAGGTATCAACCCCAGCAATGCCCCTATCGCTACCGGCCCCTACAAAGTCAAAGAGTTCGCAAAAGGACAACGTCACGTCCTGACTGCTCACCAAAAATATTGGCAAGGAAAACCTCGCCTTAACACCATCACCGTGCGCACCTACGGTGATGAACAATCCATTTCCTTAGCACTGCAATCAGGTGAAGCTGACATTGTTGTGCGTCCCGACGCCGCTAACCTCAATACCTTCCAGGACACCTCCCGATTCACTACCTGGAACACCAGCTCCACTCGCTCTGATGGAGTCATCATCAACACCAGCAGCCCCACCATGTCTGACCCGCGAGCACGCCAGGCCATCAATGCAGCGCTAGACCGCAACGCGTACGTGTCTCTTCTGCATGGCAAAGCCGAAGCGCTTTACTCGTACTTCCCCGCCAGCGTCGCATTCGGCACTACCGACGGCCTCACGATTCCCGTCACTAAAAAAGATCTTTCTTCCACTAAAAAAACACTCATCGACCTCGGCTATAGCGAGCGCGACGGAAAACTCACTAAAGACGAAAAGCCTCTCACCCTTAAGGTACTCACCTACCCCAAACGCCCTTATCTGGGTCAGTTGGCGCAGGTTCTCCAATCTGACCTGCGAAGCATTGGTGTCACTGTCGAAATCAACGAAATGAAAGACACTACTGAAGCGATGAAGGCTGGCGATTTTGATCTGGCCATGTATTCGATGGCTACCGCCCCTACCGGTGACCCTGAATACTTTTTCGACACGATGCTGCGCTCCACTTCTGAAAGCAACTTCAGCCACTGGAAGTCACCAGAATTTGATAAATCTCTTGACAAGCTCAGCAACACCACAGACAGCAAAGAACGCATCACTGCCACTAAGGAAACAGAAAACATTCTTGTCAAAGAATTGCCTTACATCATGGTCGGTAACCAAAAATGGTGGGCTGTCTCCAAATCTGCAGTGAAAAACCTTCACCTTCGACCCACTGAATATCACCTCATCGGCCACGACACCCATGTCGAATAA
- a CDS encoding HAD family hydrolase, whose translation MDLKRYKAVLFDLDGVLTPTADVHMRAWSDMFNAFLKSVHDRREKGLTVAGVSAEADLSPYLDDDYFHFVDGRPRYDGVRAFLSSRKIVLPEGEPDDSPDRETVCGLGNRKNDAFNDVLKRDGVAPYPGSLALLDALEGTGIHLAVVSSSANAKAVLTAAGIIDRFEHVVDGLVARAEGLSGKPSPATYLRGAQLCGVTAAEAVVVEDATSGVAAGRAGGFALILGVDRGAGAEALRAAGADEVVADLAEVIP comes from the coding sequence GTGGACTTGAAACGATACAAAGCTGTGTTGTTCGATCTCGACGGAGTGTTGACTCCCACTGCCGATGTGCATATGCGCGCATGGTCAGACATGTTCAACGCGTTCCTGAAGTCTGTGCATGATAGACGCGAAAAAGGCCTGACCGTTGCGGGAGTGTCCGCCGAGGCCGATTTGAGTCCTTACCTCGATGATGACTATTTCCATTTTGTGGATGGGCGTCCTCGCTATGACGGAGTACGTGCGTTTTTAAGTTCACGCAAGATTGTTCTCCCCGAAGGAGAACCCGATGACTCCCCCGATCGAGAAACCGTTTGTGGTCTAGGAAATCGGAAAAATGATGCATTCAACGATGTCTTGAAACGTGATGGGGTAGCGCCATATCCGGGATCGCTCGCTTTGCTAGACGCTCTTGAGGGAACAGGTATTCATTTGGCTGTGGTTTCCAGTTCAGCCAATGCGAAAGCAGTACTTACTGCGGCCGGGATTATTGACCGGTTTGAGCATGTCGTCGACGGATTAGTAGCCCGCGCTGAAGGCTTGTCTGGTAAGCCCTCCCCTGCCACGTACCTGCGTGGAGCGCAGCTATGCGGAGTAACAGCGGCAGAAGCCGTCGTCGTTGAAGACGCCACATCGGGTGTGGCTGCTGGGCGCGCTGGAGGTTTCGCGCTGATTTTAGGCGTGGACCGAGGCGCAGGTGCAGAAGCATTACGTGCCGCTGGCGCGGATGAGGTCGTTGCTGATTTGGCGGAGGTGATCCCATGA
- a CDS encoding ABC transporter permease subunit gives MTNTLIVLFGASVLSFAFTYLAPGDLARQTLTAQGLPATAEMLTAMRHRLGLDRPLWEQYIDWLNRLLHADLGTSLATGNDIAAEFADRLPLTLALALTSIALSWLIAIPLGVAAALRPSSRTDMLIRAVSYTSSAVPAFVIALLVLDVFGLRLAWFPIAADADAAGMAMPTITLVLATAGWHLRQVRTLALEAASRPFVTGLRLRGMSQTRIGLHLARNIAAPLCTLAGTGFGAVLSGSVVVEAIFSWRGIGAYALSAITAKDHPVIQAYVMWCVLVFLVANALSDLAAFALDPRLKNTQKITTSATAKGIKDTHPPALSLSINHVNPHTLPTTAASPPPHPRRVYVRPISLLSCLLGLILIAGIAAPFLTSYDPGSTDITRALQPPNFNHILGTDQLGRDIWARTLVGIAPTLAISITVVSLALVIGATVGMLTGAIGGIIDTICQRITAIFQAFPEFILALALAAILGPGFWSIVAALTAPTWTRTARYARILTLELKNAPYIHAARMNNVPTPILFVRHILPNIAGPLIAVAASDLGGVILNLATLSFVGLGLPQPTTEWGTMIAQSRPFLHTATWLVLAPGLAVFTTTVTINLLADHTHLASTPERKLRRNTWRKVHS, from the coding sequence GTGACCAACACCCTCATCGTCTTGTTTGGTGCCAGTGTTCTTTCCTTCGCCTTCACCTACTTGGCCCCCGGGGACTTGGCCCGCCAAACTCTGACAGCCCAAGGCCTACCTGCTACCGCCGAGATGCTCACGGCTATGCGGCACCGTCTAGGCCTGGACCGGCCGTTGTGGGAGCAGTACATCGATTGGCTCAACCGGCTCTTGCACGCAGATCTGGGCACGTCGCTGGCTACCGGGAACGACATCGCCGCGGAGTTTGCTGACCGGCTTCCTCTTACCTTGGCGTTAGCGCTGACCTCCATTGCACTGTCATGGCTCATCGCCATTCCCCTGGGAGTGGCCGCCGCGCTGCGCCCCAGCAGCCGAACCGACATGCTCATCAGAGCAGTGAGTTACACCAGCTCCGCTGTCCCAGCTTTCGTGATCGCTCTGCTGGTTCTAGATGTATTCGGGCTGCGCCTAGCGTGGTTCCCTATCGCAGCTGATGCTGACGCAGCTGGCATGGCAATGCCCACCATCACCTTGGTTCTTGCCACCGCTGGGTGGCATCTACGCCAAGTCCGCACCCTGGCCCTGGAAGCTGCCAGTCGCCCATTTGTCACTGGCTTACGTCTGCGTGGAATGAGCCAAACCCGTATCGGGCTGCACCTGGCCCGCAACATCGCCGCCCCCCTATGCACCCTGGCCGGGACTGGGTTCGGAGCTGTTCTCAGCGGCTCGGTTGTCGTTGAAGCGATTTTTTCGTGGCGCGGTATCGGCGCCTACGCCCTATCGGCCATCACAGCTAAAGACCACCCTGTGATTCAGGCCTATGTGATGTGGTGTGTGCTGGTTTTTCTTGTCGCTAATGCCCTGAGTGACCTGGCCGCATTCGCCCTCGACCCCCGCTTGAAAAACACCCAGAAAATCACCACCAGCGCCACCGCCAAAGGCATCAAAGATACCCACCCGCCTGCTCTGTCCCTATCCATCAACCACGTCAATCCCCACACTCTCCCCACCACTGCTGCCAGCCCGCCACCGCATCCCCGGCGCGTCTACGTGCGCCCTATTTCCTTGCTTAGCTGTCTGCTAGGGCTCATTCTCATCGCCGGTATCGCCGCGCCTTTCCTCACTTCCTACGATCCGGGCAGCACAGACATCACCCGTGCTCTGCAACCTCCGAACTTCAACCACATTCTTGGTACCGACCAGCTCGGTAGAGATATATGGGCACGCACCCTGGTAGGTATCGCTCCTACCCTGGCCATCTCCATCACTGTCGTGTCCCTCGCACTAGTCATCGGGGCGACCGTCGGCATGCTCACCGGAGCCATTGGCGGCATCATCGACACCATCTGCCAACGCATCACCGCGATCTTTCAAGCATTCCCCGAATTCATCCTCGCTCTAGCCCTCGCAGCGATTCTTGGCCCAGGTTTCTGGAGCATCGTTGCTGCCTTGACTGCCCCCACCTGGACGCGCACCGCCCGTTATGCGCGCATCCTCACCCTGGAGCTGAAAAACGCTCCATACATCCACGCAGCACGGATGAACAACGTCCCTACCCCCATCCTTTTCGTCCGCCACATCCTGCCCAATATCGCCGGTCCTTTGATCGCTGTCGCTGCCTCTGACCTCGGCGGTGTCATTCTGAATCTCGCCACTCTTTCCTTCGTTGGTCTTGGGCTGCCACAACCCACCACTGAATGGGGCACGATGATCGCCCAATCCCGCCCCTTTTTGCATACCGCTACGTGGCTTGTTCTCGCCCCTGGCCTGGCCGTATTCACCACCACTGTCACCATCAACCTGCTGGCAGATCACACACACCTGGCCTCGACGCCCGAGCGGAAGCTGCGCCGTAACACCTGGAGAAAGGTCCACTCATGA
- a CDS encoding glycoside hydrolase family 65 protein, translating to MTSRGTDYCASHSGGHRMAGHDPLDRARFPVDPWRLVERRPDMSDLGTTETLFAMGNGYIGMRANPPEGREAFAHGTFVNGFHETWPIRHAEGAYGFATTGQTIVNAPDSKLMKLYIDDEPLLLSMNDVDEYERSIDFREGVLRRDLVWRTPSGKRVKVSTTAMTSFAQRHLAIFTLQVTLLDGDAPVAISSQVMNRQDGVDEYHVKSASMGGGFDPRRSRQFAHRVLEPKMHWHSDRRMLLGWSAANSGMTLAVGADHAIHTDNEYEMLISTEEDLGKMVYRVDAQMGKPIYVTKAVAYHTSRGVPVRELFDRCRRTLDRVRQTGIFHCVEEQATWLRDYWANSDVEITGDRSAQQAIRWNLFQLAQASARADQLGIPAKGLTGSGYEGHYFWDTDIYVVPFLSYTSPTAARNALRFRVLLLDKARERARMLASQGALFPWRTINGEEASAYYAAGTAQFHIDADVTYAIRRYLDTTGDEGFLTSGGIDVLVETARMWADLGFWRTDKNGGQSFNIHGVTGPDEYTTVVNNNLYTNVMARFNLEAAADAVEHLAATNPEQFALLTQRLNLEHSELADWREAACAMTIPFDESLGIHPQDDNFLCAEQWDLSTVPADKRPLLLHFHPLVIYRFQVLKQADVVLALFLQGNRFSEEEKRRDFEYYDPITTGDSTLSAVVQSIVAAQVGHKKLAMEYFREGLFVDLADLHSNTSDGVHIASAGGVWNALAYGFAGLRDAEGKFEFDPRLPESWEDMTLRLRIRGSRLRVLVEHEAITLTLEEGEPLTLKVRGAPYTVTSQEPIRVKLEGQGPQLPPICAHGVAGSKGPLS from the coding sequence ATGACATCGCGTGGAACAGACTATTGCGCCAGCCACTCCGGAGGGCACCGAATGGCAGGGCACGACCCCTTAGACCGGGCCAGGTTTCCTGTTGATCCGTGGCGGCTTGTGGAACGACGCCCCGACATGAGTGACCTAGGCACGACCGAAACACTTTTCGCTATGGGTAACGGCTATATCGGTATGCGAGCAAACCCACCAGAAGGACGTGAAGCTTTCGCACATGGCACGTTCGTGAACGGGTTTCACGAGACGTGGCCGATACGTCACGCCGAAGGCGCCTACGGTTTTGCAACTACTGGGCAAACCATCGTCAATGCCCCCGACTCCAAACTGATGAAGCTGTACATCGACGACGAACCATTGCTGTTGTCAATGAACGACGTCGATGAGTACGAGCGATCCATCGACTTCCGCGAAGGAGTTTTACGGCGCGATCTGGTGTGGCGAACCCCCTCAGGCAAACGAGTAAAAGTCTCTACAACAGCGATGACCTCATTTGCGCAACGACATTTGGCGATTTTCACACTGCAGGTCACTCTGCTCGACGGCGATGCCCCCGTAGCGATCTCTAGCCAAGTCATGAACCGGCAAGACGGGGTAGATGAGTACCACGTGAAGTCCGCTTCAATGGGAGGGGGCTTCGACCCCCGACGGTCACGCCAATTCGCACACCGCGTCCTAGAACCGAAGATGCATTGGCATAGCGACCGGCGCATGCTCCTGGGCTGGAGCGCAGCGAACTCCGGCATGACGCTAGCTGTGGGCGCCGATCACGCAATCCACACGGATAACGAGTACGAGATGTTGATCTCGACCGAAGAAGACCTCGGCAAGATGGTGTACCGCGTAGATGCGCAGATGGGTAAGCCCATCTACGTAACAAAAGCGGTTGCCTACCACACCTCGCGAGGCGTACCTGTACGCGAGTTGTTCGACCGGTGCCGTCGAACCCTAGACCGAGTGCGCCAAACCGGGATCTTCCACTGTGTTGAAGAACAGGCAACATGGCTGCGCGACTACTGGGCCAATAGCGATGTCGAGATAACCGGTGACCGGTCAGCTCAACAGGCAATCCGCTGGAACCTGTTCCAGTTAGCACAAGCAAGTGCACGCGCAGATCAATTGGGTATTCCCGCGAAGGGGTTAACCGGTTCCGGATACGAAGGCCACTACTTCTGGGACACAGACATCTACGTGGTGCCGTTCTTGTCATACACCTCACCAACAGCGGCACGGAACGCTCTTCGTTTCCGAGTACTACTGCTCGATAAAGCACGCGAGCGAGCTCGCATGCTGGCTTCCCAAGGGGCGCTGTTCCCGTGGCGAACAATTAACGGCGAGGAGGCATCCGCGTATTACGCGGCGGGTACCGCGCAGTTCCACATCGACGCAGACGTCACGTACGCCATCCGCCGCTACCTAGACACAACTGGAGACGAGGGATTCCTCACCTCTGGCGGTATTGACGTACTCGTGGAAACCGCACGCATGTGGGCTGATTTAGGTTTCTGGCGGACGGACAAAAACGGAGGCCAGTCATTCAACATTCATGGCGTTACCGGACCTGATGAGTACACCACCGTCGTCAACAACAACCTGTACACAAACGTGATGGCGCGGTTCAATCTCGAAGCCGCAGCCGATGCGGTTGAACACTTGGCCGCAACCAACCCAGAACAGTTCGCGCTACTAACACAGCGACTCAACCTTGAGCACAGCGAGCTTGCCGATTGGCGCGAAGCGGCCTGCGCGATGACCATCCCATTCGATGAATCTTTGGGTATTCACCCGCAGGACGACAACTTCCTGTGCGCCGAGCAGTGGGATCTCTCCACTGTGCCCGCTGATAAGCGACCTTTGCTGCTGCATTTCCACCCGCTAGTGATTTACCGGTTCCAGGTATTGAAGCAAGCCGATGTTGTGCTTGCGTTGTTCTTGCAGGGCAACAGATTCAGTGAAGAGGAAAAGCGGCGCGATTTTGAGTATTACGACCCGATCACCACGGGTGACTCAACATTGTCGGCGGTGGTCCAGTCGATCGTGGCTGCTCAAGTTGGGCACAAAAAACTAGCGATGGAGTACTTCCGTGAAGGGCTCTTCGTAGATCTTGCTGACCTACACAGCAATACCTCTGATGGGGTTCACATCGCTTCAGCAGGCGGTGTGTGGAACGCGCTGGCCTACGGGTTCGCCGGGCTGCGCGATGCTGAAGGGAAATTCGAGTTTGATCCGCGCTTGCCGGAGTCGTGGGAGGACATGACGTTGCGGCTGCGGATCCGCGGTAGTCGTCTTCGTGTTCTGGTGGAGCATGAGGCGATCACGTTGACGCTGGAGGAAGGCGAACCTTTGACGTTGAAGGTTCGGGGTGCCCCTTACACCGTTACCTCGCAAGAGCCTATCCGGGTCAAGCTGGAGGGGCAGGGGCCACAACTGCCTCCTATCTGTGCTCATGGCGTTGCTGGAAGCAAGGGGCCTCTTAGCTAA
- a CDS encoding MetQ/NlpA family ABC transporter substrate-binding protein: MKAKRVLVTGVVAATLVLGLAACGLKSGGAADPNQPLTVMADVTPHSQLLKKAEELGLLGDVKLKITEISGAVDPNQLVKSGDIDANFFQHKPFLSDWNAKNGGNLITAGGIHLEPLGLYSKKVGKVEELPSGASIAIPQDPTNMARALFLLQDAGLITMNVKPDDPKLDYSQISTKNVSGNPKNIQFLEIDRPQLAATLDDPKVSMSIINGNYALEAGLAPEKDAKHLEKAENNPYVNYVVTRPELQNDPRIKKLTEALASQQIKDYIKTTYKGAVLPAQ, encoded by the coding sequence ATGAAAGCCAAGCGTGTTCTCGTCACCGGCGTAGTTGCCGCCACGCTGGTCCTTGGACTCGCGGCCTGCGGACTTAAGTCCGGTGGCGCCGCCGACCCGAACCAGCCACTCACTGTCATGGCGGACGTCACGCCACACTCACAGTTGCTCAAAAAAGCTGAAGAACTCGGCCTGTTGGGTGACGTTAAACTAAAAATTACTGAGATCTCTGGAGCGGTCGACCCGAACCAGCTCGTTAAGAGCGGCGACATCGACGCTAACTTTTTCCAGCACAAACCATTCCTCAGCGACTGGAACGCTAAGAACGGCGGAAATCTCATCACCGCTGGCGGGATTCACCTAGAACCACTGGGCCTGTATTCCAAAAAGGTCGGGAAAGTTGAAGAACTTCCCTCCGGAGCCAGTATTGCTATCCCGCAAGACCCAACCAACATGGCTCGCGCGCTCTTTTTGCTGCAGGACGCTGGCCTGATCACAATGAATGTCAAGCCTGATGATCCAAAGCTTGACTACAGTCAAATCAGCACGAAGAACGTCAGTGGTAACCCGAAGAACATCCAGTTCCTCGAAATTGATCGCCCGCAGCTGGCTGCTACCCTCGATGACCCTAAAGTTTCCATGAGCATTATTAACGGAAACTATGCGCTTGAAGCAGGGTTGGCTCCTGAAAAAGATGCAAAGCATCTCGAAAAAGCAGAAAACAATCCGTACGTGAACTATGTAGTGACCCGGCCTGAGCTACAGAATGATCCGCGTATCAAGAAGCTCACTGAAGCACTCGCGAGCCAGCAAATTAAGGACTACATCAAGACAACATATAAAGGTGCTGTTCTTCCTGCGCAGTAA
- a CDS encoding methionine ABC transporter ATP-binding protein — protein MIEIDSVTKVYPGRGGSAEVTAVDDVTLTIDSGQIFGILGRSGAGKTTLLRCLNFLEHPTSGRISIDGVDFTSLKPAELRAKRQSIGTVFQHFNLLHARTAAENISYPMEISGVPAAERSTRVAELLELVGLADRGSNYPSQLSGGQKQRVGIARALAGNPSVLLCDEATSALDPHTTEQILDLIKDINARTGVTVVMITHEAEVVRRICDAAAFMEGGRVVETGQLLDLIANPASRLAEMLLPTGQPDVADQGRALVLGFANENAVEPMIADLARETGIELAILSGTVERVAGRRVGRLMVTVPGTNADDVAAAQSAVATYFEARGVSVTPR, from the coding sequence GTGATCGAGATCGACTCCGTCACCAAGGTCTACCCAGGCCGTGGTGGCTCTGCAGAGGTGACCGCTGTCGACGACGTCACCCTGACCATCGATTCCGGACAGATCTTCGGGATCCTCGGCCGTAGCGGCGCAGGAAAAACCACCCTGCTGCGCTGTTTGAACTTCCTTGAGCACCCCACCAGTGGCCGTATCAGTATCGATGGTGTCGATTTCACTAGCCTTAAACCCGCCGAACTTCGCGCCAAGCGTCAAAGCATCGGCACAGTGTTCCAGCACTTCAACTTGCTGCACGCCCGCACCGCTGCTGAGAACATCTCTTACCCCATGGAGATCTCCGGCGTCCCTGCAGCTGAGCGCAGCACCCGCGTGGCTGAACTTCTTGAACTTGTTGGTCTAGCTGACCGCGGAAGTAACTATCCTTCCCAGCTTTCTGGCGGCCAGAAACAACGTGTCGGTATCGCCCGGGCTCTAGCAGGTAACCCCTCAGTTCTCCTGTGTGACGAAGCCACCAGCGCGCTGGACCCACACACCACCGAGCAGATCCTTGACCTGATCAAAGACATCAACGCTCGCACCGGTGTCACGGTCGTGATGATCACCCACGAAGCCGAAGTGGTCCGCCGTATTTGTGACGCCGCTGCCTTCATGGAGGGCGGACGAGTCGTCGAAACAGGCCAGCTGCTTGACCTCATCGCCAACCCCGCCTCGCGACTGGCTGAAATGCTGCTTCCCACTGGGCAACCTGATGTCGCTGACCAAGGCCGCGCCCTCGTATTGGGATTCGCTAACGAAAACGCTGTCGAACCGATGATTGCCGACCTCGCCCGTGAAACCGGAATTGAACTGGCTATCCTCTCCGGCACCGTGGAACGTGTCGCCGGGCGCCGCGTGGGACGACTCATGGTCACCGTTCCCGGCACCAACGCAGACGACGTCGCCGCCGCGCAGAGCGCCGTCGCCACCTACTTCGAAGCGCGGGGAGTGAGCGTGA
- a CDS encoding ATP-binding cassette domain-containing protein: protein MSNNSLTSITPRHAHTSLPVLECTELTAGYTPETDVISGINLQLARGKLTGIIGESGSGKSTLLNALLGFTHDGLRIRSGTVSYNGADITHLHWSQRRRLLGPELSIVFQRPSASFDPLMRIGAQFCESVRLHTPKASRRACWTAGREMLQRLRFEDPERVMHAYPHQLSGGMTQRAAIAMSLLSEPRVLLADEPTSAVDVRSQQEVIELLGDIATEFGTAIVFVSHQIKLVRRLVTELHVLAHGRVVESGPTEQLFQAPTHEVTRRLLEATPVLNRGLRA, encoded by the coding sequence ATGTCGAATAATTCACTAACTAGCATCACCCCGCGGCATGCTCACACTTCATTGCCTGTTCTCGAATGCACTGAACTCACTGCCGGGTACACACCTGAAACTGACGTCATCTCCGGGATCAACCTGCAACTGGCGCGCGGAAAACTCACCGGCATCATCGGAGAATCAGGAAGCGGAAAGTCAACTCTCCTCAACGCCCTACTCGGCTTCACCCATGATGGTTTACGCATCAGATCCGGAACAGTCAGCTACAACGGCGCCGACATCACCCACCTGCATTGGAGCCAGCGCCGCCGCCTCCTCGGACCGGAGCTGTCAATCGTGTTTCAGCGACCCAGCGCTAGTTTCGACCCGCTTATGCGTATCGGCGCCCAGTTTTGCGAATCTGTTCGTCTCCACACCCCGAAAGCTTCACGCCGGGCTTGCTGGACGGCTGGGCGAGAAATGCTGCAACGACTCCGGTTCGAAGATCCGGAGCGGGTTATGCACGCCTACCCGCACCAGCTCTCTGGGGGGATGACTCAACGTGCCGCCATTGCTATGTCCTTGCTCAGCGAGCCTCGTGTACTACTTGCCGATGAGCCCACTAGCGCTGTGGACGTGCGTTCTCAACAGGAAGTGATCGAGTTACTCGGCGATATTGCCACCGAGTTTGGAACTGCAATCGTGTTTGTCAGTCACCAGATCAAACTGGTGCGGCGCCTCGTCACTGAGCTGCATGTTCTCGCCCATGGAAGGGTGGTCGAGTCTGGGCCAACCGAACAGCTTTTTCAGGCGCCTACGCATGAGGTGACGCGCCGTCTTCTCGAAGCGACGCCGGTATTGAACAGAGGTCTACGTGCTTGA
- a CDS encoding ABC transporter ATP-binding protein encodes MLEIVNVSKTFGTTAAKVRALENVTLTVGEAQCCGIIGESGSGKSTLACIAAGITVPDAGHVTLAGERLDPRRAASRRRHQKQLHMIFQDPRSSFNPRMSIGESLSEPLQHKRRLRRAERKELITAALEEVGLTADLIHRGIDSLSVGQGQRVAIARAILAEPDLIICDEITSALDVTVQAEILDLLVQLRRKRHFSMLFISHDIAVVAHLADRIAVMKHGHLIEEGPSHEIINAPTQAYTRLLIDLV; translated from the coding sequence GTGCTTGAAATCGTGAACGTCTCGAAAACATTCGGGACTACGGCGGCTAAAGTACGCGCCTTGGAGAATGTCACTCTGACAGTCGGTGAAGCACAGTGCTGCGGGATCATTGGTGAGTCTGGTAGTGGCAAGTCAACGCTTGCGTGTATCGCCGCGGGAATCACTGTTCCTGACGCTGGGCATGTCACTCTCGCAGGTGAGCGGCTTGACCCACGACGTGCTGCTTCCCGACGGCGTCACCAGAAGCAACTGCACATGATTTTCCAAGATCCGCGGTCTTCGTTTAACCCTCGGATGAGTATTGGTGAATCTTTGAGTGAGCCACTACAGCACAAACGCAGGCTGAGGAGGGCAGAACGAAAAGAGCTGATTACTGCCGCGTTGGAGGAAGTTGGCCTTACTGCTGATCTCATTCATCGGGGAATTGATAGCCTCAGTGTTGGCCAGGGGCAACGAGTAGCTATTGCGCGAGCTATTCTCGCTGAACCTGATCTTATTATTTGTGATGAAATCACCTCTGCCTTAGACGTAACGGTTCAAGCAGAAATTCTTGACTTACTTGTTCAGCTGCGCAGAAAACGTCATTTTTCGATGTTGTTTATCAGCCATGACATCGCTGTAGTCGCGCATCTTGCTGACCGTATTGCTGTGATGAAGCATGGCCATCTGATCGAGGAAGGCCCAAGCCATGAAATTATTAATGCACCAACCCAGGCTTACACGCGACTACTTATCGACCTGGTTTGA